The Candidatus Effluviviaceae Genus V sp. genomic sequence GCGGAGAAGGCCCGGGACGCCTGCGCCGTCGACCCGCACGACGCGCACGCTCACTCTCATCTCGCCTCGTACTACGGCGAGCTGGGACGACGGGAGGAGGCGCTCGAGCGGGCTGACAGAGCCCTGGCTCTGGCACCGGACGACCCGGAGGTCCTGTTCCATGTCGGACACACGTACGAGGTGCTGGGAGAGCGGGAGACCGCGCTCGAGTGGATCGGAAAGGCCGTCGAGCTGGGCTACTCCCGGGCGCAGATCGAGCGCACCCCGGGGCTCAGAGCGCTCTGTTCGAGTGCCGAGTACAAGCAGCTCATCGAGCGAGGGAGAGAGGAGCAACTACTCTAGCACGCCGTGCCGCGACGCGCCGGCCGATGCGCGCCACCCGGACCGGGAGCGCACAGGAAAGGAAGGTCTCATGTCACAGCAGCCGAAGACGATCCAGATCCCCATCACGGTCGTGGACGAAGTCCCCGTCGCAGCTCCGGCCGAGGCAGCTCCGGGCGACACCATCGTCTGGCAGGCGGGGAGCGACACGGTCAGCATCTGGTTCCCGCACGAGGACGTGTTCGAGAGCCGCGAGATCACGAACCGGAGCACGGGCGACATCGGGGTGACCGTTCCCAACGAGGCGGAGGAAGGCGAGTACCGCTACGCGATCTTCAGTCACGGGAAGGACGACTTCGTCCAGGGCGGGTCGCACCCGGTGATGATCATCAAAAAGCCGTAACGCTCACCGTCTCGCCGCGACGACCATCCACTTACTCTCGTCGGTGTAGGGACCTCGCTGGAAGTCGCCGTAGAGCTCGTGACGTGACAGACCGGCGTAGTCCAGCGCCTCCGCGACGTGTTCAGGGGTGACGACGGCGATGGTCGCGGACTCAACGAACGAGTCCGTTCTCGTCGTGCCGGGCAGGTATTCCTTGTAGAGGATGTCGAACGAGGTGGTGTCGTCCGCCTCGTTCCAGGTCTGGGCGATGAATCGGATGACGACGCGGCCGCCGGGCAGCTCGACGCGCAGCGGAGAGAACGATCTGACCTGACGGAGCGACGACGGCGACGAGACGTCGAAGGCGAAGATGCCGTCATCGTCCAGGTGGTCGGCCCCCGCTCGGAAGATGCCTCGCAGATCCTCAGTGCTGTCCCCCTGCACGCCCCCCGACGGAGCGTAGACGAACCCGAACGTCCTCCCGAGGTCGAATGAGAGCATGTCGGCCTTGAGGAGCCTGCAGCGCCCGGAGATGTTCGGGCACTCCGCGCGCCGCTTCATCTTCGCCTGACGCAGCATAGCAGGCTCGTTGTCGATGCCGATGCCGTCCCGGCCGTCCTTGCAGATCTCGAACAGCACGCGCCCCGTCCCGACGCCGAGTTCGAGAACATCGCCGCTCGTCTCCTGCGCGAGGCTCCTGTAGAACTCGAGATTGCCCTTCGTGTCGAAGTAGTCGTAGTACTGGGCGCTGCGGGCGTAGCTCATGGCTGGCGGCTCCGTTGCTGCTGTCGTAGACTGACGACACGCTCAATACTAGCACGCGCAGCGGGGAGAAAGGAAGGAGCGCCGAGGTGACCGTGCACACGGGACGCATCGCAGCTGAGACGAGAGGCAACGGCGATACGATCAACGTCACTGCGGAGCTGGCAGGCATCGTCGAGGAGAGCGGGCTCAGAAGCGGGCTCGCCACGCTCTTCATCGGCGGCTCGACGGCGGGGATCACGACCATCGAGTTCGAGCCCGGGGCGGTCTCGGATCTGGCGTCGGTCTTCGAGGAGATCGCACCGCAGGGCAGGGACTGGCGCCACCACGAACGGTGGGGCGACTACAATGGTCACAGCCATGTCCGCTCGGCGCTCCTGGGGCCGAGCCTGACGGTGCCG encodes the following:
- a CDS encoding methyltransferase domain-containing protein, which encodes MSYARSAQYYDYFDTKGNLEFYRSLAQETSGDVLELGVGTGRVLFEICKDGRDGIGIDNEPAMLRQAKMKRRAECPNISGRCRLLKADMLSFDLGRTFGFVYAPSGGVQGDSTEDLRGIFRAGADHLDDDGIFAFDVSSPSSLRQVRSFSPLRVELPGGRVVIRFIAQTWNEADDTTSFDILYKEYLPGTTRTDSFVESATIAVVTPEHVAEALDYAGLSRHELYGDFQRGPYTDESKWMVVAARR
- a CDS encoding YjbQ family protein, which produces MTVHTGRIAAETRGNGDTINVTAELAGIVEESGLRSGLATLFIGGSTAGITTIEFEPGAVSDLASVFEEIAPQGRDWRHHERWGDYNGHSHVRSALLGPSLTVPFVDGRLTLGTWQQVVLVDFDDKARAREVVVQLVGE